CTTCGTCGTGCCCATCGCGTAGCCGCCGACCAGGATCGTCCCGTCGGCCTGCGGGAAGAAGCCGACGGGGTTGGCCTGCGGCTGGCCCTGGGGGTCGACGGTGGCGAGGCGGCCCAGTCGCTGTGAGGTGAGGTAGGCGCGCTCGGCCTCGGTGAATTCGGTCATGACGGCAGCCAAACACGCCTGCCCGCCGCGCGCATCGGCCTCCGGTCCCAGGCATTGCGCCTTATGCCCCACACCGGAGGGGGACGCGGGGCCCGGCGCCGGTGATGCTCCGCCGTCCGCCCGTTCCGGCGTGCCACGGTCGCCTTCCTTGTGGCTGGCGGGAAGAGGCGGAGCGCTCATGGTCGGGGCCGGACGGGTCGTCGTAGCACTGCTGGTGTGTGTGCTGGGAGCGGGAGTTGGGGAGGGGACGGCGACAGCCGAGGGGCCGGCCGGTGGGGCGGCGGCCACCTGGACCGGCACCTGGGAAGCCGCCCCCTCCGGAACCGCCCCGGCCCAGCCCGGCGCCTCCTTCCGCAACGTCGTGCACCTCAGCGTCGGCGGCAGCGCCACCCGCGTCCGGCTCACCAACCGGCTCGGTACCGCGCCCCTCCGCCTCGACGCGGTGACCGTCGCCCTGCGCGAGACGGGTCCGGACGCCGTGCCCGGTTCGATGCGGGTCGCCACCTTCGCGGGTGCCGGGACGGTCACCGTTCCGGTGGGCGAGGACCTCGTCAGCGATCCCGTACCGCTCGCCGTGCCCGACGCGGCGGACCTGCTCGTCACCGTCCACACACCCGACGACTCCGGTCCTGCGACCTACCACCGCGCGGCCGGGCAGACCAACTACCGTGCCCCGCAAGGGAATCGGACCGCCGATGTCGACGGTTCCGCGTACACGGCGACCACCACCTCCTGGTACTACGTCACCGGTGTCGACGTCCTCGACGCCCCGGCGGCCGGCAGCGTCGTAGCCTTCGGAGACTCCCTCACCGACGGCAACGGCTCCACCCGTGACGCCAACCGCCGCTGGCCCGACCGGCTCGCCGAACGTCTCGGCACCCTGCCGTCGTACCGCCGCCTCGGTGTCCTCAACGCCGGTATCTCCGGGAACCGGCTGCTGCGCGACGACGTAGGACCGAGCGCCCTGTCCCGTCTCGACGCCGACGCCCTGTCTAGGTCGGGAGTGCGGGTGGTGATCCTCATGGAGGGCATCAACGACATCAAGGGCACCCCGAACGCCACCGACCCCGCCGCCTTCGAGGACGCGTACCGCACCCTCGTGAGCCGGGCCCACGCGTACGGGATCCGTGTCATCGGCGCGACCCTCACGCCGTACGGCGGCAGCAGCGGTTACACGGCGGCCCGCGAAGCCGTGCGGCAGGAGATCAACGGGTTCATCCGTGGGGGCGGGCCCTTCGACGCGGTGGTCGACTTCGACGCGGCCGTCCGTGACCCGGCGCGGCCGCAGCGGATCCTGCCCGGTTACGACTGCGGTGATCACCTGCACTTCAACGACGCCGGAATGCGGGCGCTCGCCGAGACGGTCGACCTGACCACGCTCGGCTGAGGGTCAGCCCCAGATCACCGCGCCCACCCACGCGCCCATGATCAGCAGGCAGGTGAACAGTTCGGTCAGGACGCTGGAGCCGCCCGAGCGCATCGCCGTACGGAGGGAGGCCATGGCCTCGCCGTGGCGGCCCAGGCGGAGGCGTTCGTGGAGGTAGATGCCGGCCATGAAGCCGGGGATCGCGCCGAGCACGGGGATCAGGACGAAGCCGAGGAACGCGCCGGCACCGGCGTACACGCCCATTCGGGGGGTCGCGCCGCTCGCGCGCAGGCGGCGGGGCGGCAGCGCCCAGCGGACGACCTGGGAGAGGAAGAGGACGACCGTGGCGCCCACGAGGACGCCCCAGGACACCGGCTGCGGGTCCTTCAGCGCCCACCACAGGACCGCGGCCCACACCAGCCACGACCCCGGCACTCCGGGCACCAAGACTCCGCACAGGCCGAGCAGGAGGACGACGCCGACCAGGAGGAGTTCACCCACTCCCATCTGTCCAGCGTGCGGGACGGACGGTGAAACCGCAGGTCAGGTACGGGCGACCCAGCCCCGTTCGTAGGCGTGCCAGCCCAGTTGCAGCCGGGTCGTGACGCCGGTCAGCTCCATCAGGCGTTTCACCCGGCGCTGAACCGTGCGCAGGCCCAGGTCGAGCTGTTTCGCGACGCTCGCGTCGGTCAGCCCGGCCAGCAGCAGGGACAGCACCTCCAGGTCGGTGGCGTCGGGGCCGTCGGGGTTCTGCTCGGTGGGGCCGGACGCGCCGAGGCGCAGGGGGAGGGCGTCCCGCCAGATCGACTCGAAGAGCCCGGAGAGCAGTTCCAGCAGGCCGCTCGCGTGCACGACGAGTGCGGCGGGCTCCGCTGTGTGCGAGGTCAGCGGGACCAGCGCGAGGGTCCGGTCGGCGACCACCAGCTTGGTCGGGACCTTGTCGACCACCCGTACCTGTTCGTCGCGGCTGAGCGCGGCGGTGAGTTCGGTGATGCCGTCCGGCTGGTCGAGGACCGCGCGTTCGAGGACGACGCGGTAGCGGACCCCGCGGTCGGCGGCCTGTTCCTCCGCGTCGTTCTCCATGCCGGTGACGGCGACCGGGGTCCCGGTGACCAGCGCGCACACCTCCTCGGTCGCGCCGAGCTGGAGCTGGAGGAAGCGCTGGGTGACGGCCGCGGCGCCGATCACCACCTCCACCAGGTCGTGTACGGCGGGTTCGGCGGCGGTGGCGCGGTACTCCTCGGCGAGCAGCGCGGCCGCCAGTTCCGCCTTCTCGAGTTCGTGGCGTTGCTGGGTGAGCAGCGCGCCGAGGGCGACCCCGGGCGGGGCGGCGACCCACCGGCCGGGGCGGGCCGAGGACTGGGCGGCGAGTCCGTGCCGTTCCAGGCGGCGCAGGGCGCGCTCGGTGTCGTACTCCCCGAGGGTCAGCCGTCGGGCGAGATCGGGCACGTCCGCGGCGCCGACGGACACCAGGGCCCGGTACGCCGACTCGTGTGCCTCGTCCAGGCCTATCGCTCCCAGCACCAGGTGCCGCCTCTCCCCGAAGACTCCGTCGCGTCCCGTGCCCTGTGTCCCGTGTCCTGCGTCCCGCGCGCCGTGGCGGGAAACAGCCACGGCGCGAAACCGCCTCGGCACATCATCGCGGTACCACCCGTCACTCTGCCAAGGTTGCGCCACCGGGGCATCAACTGCCGCCCGTAATGCCGGTATTGGGCCTTTGTGGCCTGCGGGTTCGCGCGCGGTGGGTCATGGGGTGGTTCATGGGGGAGACCGGCGTGAATCACAGGGGAGCTTCAGGAAAGCCGGTCACACTCGGGACTTGGTGGGCCGAACCCGCAGCGGGATTCGGTCACTTGGAACGTGACCCGGGCCCATGTCGTGCGCCGGCACGCAGGGGAGTTGGGGCCGGGTCACTCAGTTGTCGCCGGGCGGTTCTCCCGTGGGGGGTGGGACCGTCCGGCGACCCTGCGTCGCCCTGTGTCCCCGGTGGCGGACGGGTGTTCGGCAGGTCGTCCGACACGCCGTTAGAGGAGGGGCTCGCGTCCGATTTTCCGGACGCCCCGTTTCCAACTGGCCCGTGCGGTGGACAATTAGGGGCATGAGCCAGCAGGGGGGAACGCCGACCGGTCACGAGGACGACTGGTGGA
The nucleotide sequence above comes from Streptomyces sp. N50. Encoded proteins:
- a CDS encoding SGNH/GDSL hydrolase family protein, producing MVGAGRVVVALLVCVLGAGVGEGTATAEGPAGGAAATWTGTWEAAPSGTAPAQPGASFRNVVHLSVGGSATRVRLTNRLGTAPLRLDAVTVALRETGPDAVPGSMRVATFAGAGTVTVPVGEDLVSDPVPLAVPDAADLLVTVHTPDDSGPATYHRAAGQTNYRAPQGNRTADVDGSAYTATTTSWYYVTGVDVLDAPAAGSVVAFGDSLTDGNGSTRDANRRWPDRLAERLGTLPSYRRLGVLNAGISGNRLLRDDVGPSALSRLDADALSRSGVRVVILMEGINDIKGTPNATDPAAFEDAYRTLVSRAHAYGIRVIGATLTPYGGSSGYTAAREAVRQEINGFIRGGGPFDAVVDFDAAVRDPARPQRILPGYDCGDHLHFNDAGMRALAETVDLTTLG
- a CDS encoding DUF456 domain-containing protein, translated to MGVGELLLVGVVLLLGLCGVLVPGVPGSWLVWAAVLWWALKDPQPVSWGVLVGATVVLFLSQVVRWALPPRRLRASGATPRMGVYAGAGAFLGFVLIPVLGAIPGFMAGIYLHERLRLGRHGEAMASLRTAMRSGGSSVLTELFTCLLIMGAWVGAVIWG
- a CDS encoding helix-turn-helix transcriptional regulator; this encodes MLGAIGLDEAHESAYRALVSVGAADVPDLARRLTLGEYDTERALRRLERHGLAAQSSARPGRWVAAPPGVALGALLTQQRHELEKAELAAALLAEEYRATAAEPAVHDLVEVVIGAAAVTQRFLQLQLGATEEVCALVTGTPVAVTGMENDAEEQAADRGVRYRVVLERAVLDQPDGITELTAALSRDEQVRVVDKVPTKLVVADRTLALVPLTSHTAEPAALVVHASGLLELLSGLFESIWRDALPLRLGASGPTEQNPDGPDATDLEVLSLLLAGLTDASVAKQLDLGLRTVQRRVKRLMELTGVTTRLQLGWHAYERGWVART